The sequence below is a genomic window from Aureispira sp. CCB-E.
GATGCCAAGAAGTCGGAAGGTTATATAGGTCCTGTTGCCTTTAAAGATGGGGACTATCTGGATTTGAATTCTAATCCAATGCCTTTGAATTATCCTCGTTATGACCTTAAAAAGAACAAATTAGCCCCTTACATTTTGAATGGTTTAGCGTTAAAGTTTTCTGCAATAGAAAATAGTTCTGATATGCAGGTAGAGGTACGATTTGAAGAAGTTAAGTTATGCCAGAATAAGCGTTGGACTGGAAATATAGAATTGCCTGATATAACCAAAGATGAACGCCCAGACTTGGAACTCGCCAATTGTGTGCAGTTGGTGTTGAATAAAAGTGGTACTGTCAACACACATGTTCAAACAACAGCAGGTGACTTTATTCATCCGACGGTTTTTACAGTAAAAAAAGGAGCCACATTGTATTTGAATAAACGCTCAAAACTAATTCTCGAAGATGCAACTACGTTGATTGTAGAGGAGGGAGGAAAGGTCGTTTTAGGTCAGCAGGCTCAAATTGTAGTTAAACCAAATGCAAAACTAATTATAGATGAGGATATGCTTCAAATGGGGAAGCATGCAAAAGTCATTAGACAAGGGCAAAAATAGGTTTTCGAGCCTTTGTTTAGATTTATTCTAAATAGAGATAGGTGTTAACAAAACGCTAAAATAGATACAGGAAAACGAAACGAAATTTTATATTTGCAGCACGTCTGATATCTATTGTCAGAATTTAATCATTTATTTACATTATATTAATTTATATACAAGCTATATGACACTCTCAACAGGTCTTATCTTTGGTATAATTTTCATTTTGATGTTTATTGTTGTAATGGCAACAGTATCAGAAGGTTTGGTGAAAATCGCAGCAAAACATCACGGTGAAAATCCAGAGAACTACGGCGTCTTACCAAATGACTTGCCAAGTATGCTTAAACGAGGTGAAGGTTCCCCTGATTATGTTTCTCACAACGATCATTTTATTGATTTAAAAAAGGGTTTTGATATTAACCTTTTAGGAGAAGCATCATTGGAGCATGGAATTGAATCCGTACACTCCTCAACTTATGCGCTAAAACCAAAGGATTTTATGGGCATGATGCCAATTCCTAAAGTGGTTGTAGAAGAAGGAGGCGCTCTAAAAGCTGGAGACGTTCTTTTTTATGATAAAAAACGCCCAGAAATTAAATATGCAGCACCTGTTAGTGGAGAAATGCTAAAAATCCAAAGAGGAGAAAAGCGTTCGATTAATGAGGTGGTTATTTTGGCAGATAAAGAGATTGAATACCGTTCGTACAATCTTCCAGATTTGAATACTGTAAGCCGTGAAGAATTAGTGGCTTTCTTGTTAGATTCTGGAGCTTGGCCTTTTATTCGTCAGCGTCCATTTGATATTGTGGCAGAGCACGAAAAAACGCCTAAGTCTATCTTTGTAACAACATTTGACACGGCACCATTGGCACCAAGTTTCAACCTAACTGTTCAAGGGAAAGAAGCTGACTTCCAAAAAGGTTTGGATGTATTGGCAAAATTGACAGATGGAGCTTTGCACTTAGGATTGGACGGTAGAGGAAACCAAAACCCTTCAAAAGCATTTACTGATGCTACGGGTGTTGAAAAACACTGGTTCAATGGTCCTCACCCAGCAGGAAATGTAGGGGTACACATTCATCACATCGATCCACTAAATACAGGTGAAACAGTGTGGCACTTGGACGTACATGGAGTATTAGTGATTGGTACTTTATTTAATAAAGGTATTTTTGATACAGAACGTGTCATTGCGTTGACAGGATATGAAATGCCAAATCCTCGTTATATCAGAGCACACCAAGGACTTTGTATTGAAAAATTAGTTGCAGAGGTTAAATTTGAAGAACAAATAGCAACAACAGATAAAGAAGGAAAACCAGTAAGTGGAACTAGAAAAGCAGTTCGTTTAATTTCTGGAGATCCATTGACTGGAAAAGAAATTACTCCAAATGGTTATTTGGGCTTCTTTGACGACCAAATAATGACCATTGAAGAGGGAGATTACTACGAATTATTTGGTTGGTTGTTGCCAAGAACAGGACACCCAACACAGAATCGTACTTTCCCAGGTGCTTTTGTACCTAGCTCTGTCTACAAAGCGGATACTCAACAAAATGGAGAGCACAGAGCATTTGTGGTTTCTGGAGAATACGAAAGTGTTTTGCCAATGGATATCTACCTACAATATTTGCTAAGAGCTGTTCAAGCCAATGACTTTGAAAGAATGGAAGGTTTGGGAATCTTAGAATTGGGTGAAGAAGATGTGGCTTTGTGTGAGTATGTATGTACTTCTAAGCATCCTGTTCAAAAAACACTTCGTCAAGGATTGGATATGTTAAGAGAGCAGGGATAGTTACTTGCTGCTGAGATAAAAATAAAATTAATAATAGAAACGAATACTAATAATAAAGTAACCTTATGGGACTTTTTGATGTAGAATTTTGGAAAAAGATAGAGCCTAGCAAAGATAAAAAATTTGCTCACGGTCTTTACGACGGTGTATTTACGCTCTTTTTTAAGCCGAATGAGGTAAACCACACTGGTACTCATATTAAGGGTCCAATGGACCTGAAACGTTTGATGATACATGTTGTAATTGCATTACAAGCTTGTTATCTAATCGGGTCATACAATATTGGCCACCAACATTTTTTAGCACTAGGCGAACACACAGGTGTTTTGGATGCAGTCCATCTAAAATTAGTCATTGGTTTGATGTCTATTTTGCCTTTGTTTATTGTATCTAACTTAGTAGGTTTGGCTATTGAGTTTTACTTTGCGTCACAAAAAGGGCATCCGATAGAGGAGGGGTATTTGGTAACAGGTGCCTTGATTCCTTTGATTATGCCACCAGATGTTCCGTTGTGGATGTTGACACTGTCTATTATTTTTGCTGTATTGTTGGCAAAAGAGGCTTTTGGAGGAACAGGAATGAACGTGGTTAATATAGCCTTGATGGCACGTGCCTTTATTTTCTTTGCTTATCCTACTGAAATTTCTGGAGATGCTCCATGGGTATCTGCAATTGATTTTAATAATGGAGTAACAGACTATAGCTTCTTGCATACTATGTTTAATGGTTTGTTTGAGAGTTTGGGATGGAGTACTTTTATTAATGGACAACCTTTGTTAGAGTCTTTTACTGGTGCAACACCATTGGTATTGGCTAGAACAGGTGGATGGGAAGCCGTTACAGAAGTGTATTCTTCTACAGCAATGTTTGTTGGAGGAATTCCTGGTTGTGTTGGTGAAACTTCAAAATTAGCCATTATTCTAGGTATTGCTATCTTGTTGGTAACTCGTGTTGCTAGTTGGAGAATTATGTTCTCAATGGCATTGGGAGTTGCTGTAACAGGTATGTTGTTTAATGTATGGGGCTTCAATGCTTATATGGATGTACCTTGGTATAACCACTTCTTGATGGGAGGTTTGATGTTTGCTTTGGCATTTATGGCAACCGATCCTGTTACTGCTTGTGGAACCAATACAGGAAAATGGATTTACGGATTCTTGATTGGTTTCTTCGGAATGGTTATTCGTGTGATGAATCCTGCTTACGCAGAAGGATGGATGTTGGCAATCTTGTTGATGAACGTATTTGCGCCAACAATTGATTTCTATGTAGTAGATGCAAATATTAATAGACGTTTAAAAAGAGCTAAAGCTGAATAAAAATGGGAGAGAAAAAAGAAATGAATGTTTACGCGTATGTATTTATGATTACATCCGTAACCGCTTTAATCTTATCGCTTTTGTATACTAGTCTCAATCCAATTTTTGAAGCTAATAAAGCGGAAGCTAAAAAAGTAGCTATTTTGAGTTGTTTACCCGACTCTATGGATTTAGACAAACCAGAAGTTGTACAGGATGCTTACGGAAAAGTAAAAATGTATGCTGTAACAGAAAGTGGTAAAGTTTATACCAACGATGATTTAGAAAAAATCAATGACTTGGCTACCAATGGAGCCAAAAAATACGGTGCATTAGCAGAGCTAGACTTGGCTAATGAGGAAAAAAGAAAGGAAGAAAACCGTTTGTATCCAGTCTATGAGTACGATGGTGCAGAAGGAAAAACTTACGTTGTTGCCATTCGTGGAAATGGTCTTTGGGACAAAATCTGGGGATACATTGCCCTTAAATCTGATTTGAATACAATTGCTGGTGTTTACTTTGACCACAAAAATGAAACACCTGGTTTGGGTGCCGAAATTAAGGATAGCGATAAGTTCAAGGCTCAATTTATTGGGAAGAAAGTTTTTGAAGGAGAGAATGTAGCGTTGACGGTACTAAAGCGTCCTAAAAAAGGAGAGCATTATGTAACAGGTATTTCTGGTGCCACAATTACTAGTGATGGGGTTACTGAAATGTTCCGAAAAGGAATGAGTAAGTACGAAACGCACTTTGAGCAGTTGAAAAATAAAAAATAAATTGCGATTCGCAATCGAATAAAAAAAATTATAAACTATAAATAATTATAGCGCAATGGCTGATACTATAGTTGATTCAAAAAAACAAGGAGGATTACTTGGAAAGCAAGAAATGAAGCTTCTTAAAGATCCATTACACAGTAATAATCCAATTACCATCCAAGTTTTGGGAATTTGTTCTGCTTTGGCTGTAACAGGTTCTGTTTACAAATCTTTGGTTATGGCAGTAGCACTAATTTTTGTATGTGCTGCTTCTAGTTTAATTATTTCTTTGTTGAGAAATTCTATTCCTAGTTCTATTCGTATGATTGTACAATTACTTGTTATTGCAGGTTTGGTACAAATTGTAGAAATTGTATTAGGAGCATTTGCTTATACTGCGTACGTAGAACTTTCTGTATTTATTGGTCTTATTATCACCAACTGTATTGTAATGGGGCGTTTGGAAGCCTTTGCTATGGGAAACAACCCTTGGCAATCATTCTTAGATGGTGTTGGTAATGGACTAGGCTATGGTTGGATTTTGGTAGCTATGGCAGTAGTACGTGAGTTGTTTGGTAAAGGTACATTCATGGGATGGGAAATTCTATCACCAGATTGGTACGTTGCCAATAACTTGATGGTTTTACCTGCTTCTTCTTTATTTGTAATTGGTGTCTTTATCTGGATACAACGTGCATTAGATCCTGAATTAGTAGATAAATCTTAATTCATACCAATCAACTTAACATCTTGTAAAAATAATATTACTATAAATCTAACGATAAAATGGGCGAGACATTAAATATATTTATCAAAGCGGCCTTTATTGATAACATGATTTTGGCATATTTCTTAGGAATGTGTTCTTATCTGGCAGTATCCAAAACAGTTAAAACAGCTGTAGGTCTAGGATTAGCAGTTATCTTTGTATTGGGAATTACAATGCCTATCAACTGGGCAATCAATACCTATCTTTTGTCTGATGGTGCAATCATTGAAGGAATCAACCTGACTTTTTTGCGCTTAATTTTGTTTATTGCTGTAATTGCGTCTATGGTGCAATTGGTAGAGATGATCATTGAGAAGGTCTCTCCTGCATTATATAACTCACTAGGAATTTTCCTTCCTCTGATTACTGTAAACTGTGCCATTCTTGGAGGTTCTCTGTTTATGGTATCTAGAGAGTATGGATTTGCTGAATCAGTTTCTTTTGGTTTAGGATCTGGATTTGGTTGGTTCTTGGCGATTGTTGCAATTGCCTCTATTCGTGAAAAATTGCGTACTGCTGATGTTCCTCCTGCATTGAGAGGACTGGGTATTGCATTTATCATTACAGGACTAATGGGAATTGCCTTTATGAGCTTGGCTGGATTAAACCCTGGCGATTTTAATTAATTATGACTTCTTCTTTATAGAGAAGACTTAAGAGCTGATTAGTAAAAAAAATCATACTTATGTTATTAATATCTAATATTTACTTAATACCAATATCAATAGTTGTATTCTCTGTATTGATTTTGGTTCTATCATCAGGATTGTTAGCCGCAAGAAAACGACTGTTGCCACAAGGTGATGTAACGTTGTCCATCAATGGAGATAAAGAAATTGAGGTTAAGCCTGGTGCTACTTTGTTGGGCGCATTGTCAACAGATAATATCTTCTTGCCATCTGCTTGTGGTGGTGGTGGAACTTGTGCCATGTGTAAATGTCAAGTAATCTCTGGTGGTGGAGAGCCTTTAGCAACAGAAATGAATCACTTGACACGTAAAGAAGCTGCTGAACATTGGCGTTTGGCTTGTCAGGTAAAAGTTCGTTCTGACATGGAGGTGGAAGTTCCTGCCGAAATCTTTGGTATCAAAAAATGGGAATGTGAAGTTATTTCAAACTACAACGTGGCTACATTTATCAAAGAATTCGTCGTAAGAGTTCCTGAGCCAGTATCTTTTGAAGCTGGGGGATACATCCAAATTGATGTACCAGCAATTACTGTAGATTATAAGGATATGAACATTGATTCGCATCCAAGAATGGGGAAAGCCAAAGATGAGTTTGAAGCAGAATGGAATGCTTTGGATATGCGTCAATTTACAATGGTTAATGAGGAGCCTATCTTCCGTGCTTACTCAATGGCCAACCACCCTAAAGAGGCAGAAGAGCAACAAATTATTATGTTGAACATTCGTGTAGCACCACCACCACCAATTTTCCATGTGGTAGATGGTAAGCGTCAATTCAAAGAATACATGGATGTAAATCCTGGAATTTGTTCTTCTTATGTATTTGGTTGCAAACCTGGAGATAAAGTTACTATTTCTGGTCCTTATGGTGAATTCCATATCAAGCCAACCAAAAAAGAAATGGTTTATATTGGAGGTGGTGCAGGTATGGCTCCATTGCGTTCGCACTTATTCCACCTATTCCATACCTTAAAAACAAGAGATCGTAAAGTTTGTTATTGGTATGGAGGCCGTGCTCCTCGTGAGTTGTTCTACATTGATGACTTTAGACAAATTGAAGCAGAATTCGATAACTTCTCTTTCTTCATTACTATTGATAGAGACCCACAAGATCCTAACTGGGTAGAGAAAAAAGATATCCATGATGAAAATGGAAACTGTTTCTTTGGTTTTGTAATGCCTGAGTTGAAGAGACATTATTTAGATCAACACCCTGAGCCAGAAGAAATCGAATACTACTTCTGTGGTCCTCCAATGATGGCTCAATCTATCTTTACAGCCCTAGACCAATTGGGCGTTCCTAAAGAAAACATTGCATTTGATGACTTTGGTGAGTAATCCTTGCTAGAATTATCATAGTTCAAATATAGGCACCTTTCACATCTTGTGGAAGGTGCTTTTTATTTTTTAGATATTAGAATTGGGAGAAGTAATAAAACTGATTTTATAGGTTTAATGTATTGTTTTTGTGTAGTACAATGTTTTGGCTACCAATTTTTTATACTTATTGAAAAAGATTGAATTGCTGAAAAAGACATTATTTTTGACTTTTATGATAGTGGTAGAGGTTTTACTTTTGTTGGTTTATAGAGTATTGGTAGCATACTAGGTTAGTTTGTGCTCTATTAATAATTTGATAAACAACCTATTGATTACAATTTATAAGGTGTATTAACAACAAGATAATAAATTCAAAATACCACAAATGAACTCAAAGATTTACTTTATATGTTTAATTTTATTATTCAGCTTAATAAAGGATGGGACGGCTCAAAAAACAATAGAGGAGTCTCCAATAATGTTAAAAAATTACCCAGATAAAATTGATTTTATTTCTAATCAAGGACAATGGGAGGAAGCTATTCTTTATCAAGCAGAGATTGCTAAAACACAAGTTCGATTTTTAAAGGATAAAATCAGCTTTGGGGCATTAACAGAGTGCAATATCCCTGAGCGGTCTAACTTAGATAGCATTGAAAAAGCGAGTAAAACAAAAGAGGAGGCTTTATTAAAAATAAAAGAAGTAGAAGAAGCTTATGCTCAAGAAAAAGGTAGTATTAAAGGCTTTGTTTGGAATATGCATTTTGACGGTGCTAATAGTAAGAGTCAAATATTGGGAAAAGAGGAAAAAGAAGCTCAATACAATTATTATTTAGGGAGTTTAAAAGCAGAACGCATTGGTGCAATGGGGGAAGTTTGGTATAAAGATATTTATCCAAATACAGATGTACGCTTTTATAGTGCAAGGGAAGGACTAGAGTATGATATTATTTTGTACCCCAAAGCTAAATCAGAAAATGTTAGAATAGAACTAGAAGGAATCGAAAAAATTCGTTTGGATGAAGAAGGAAATCTAGTCTATAATACTCCTTGGGGGGAAATGGTGAAGAAGGCGCCTTACGCTTATCAAATGATTGAGGGGCAAGAAGTAGCTATAAGTACAAAATATCGATTGGATGGCAACTATATTGGGTTTGAAATACTAGAAGATTATAATCAAAACAAACCATTAATTATAGATCCCCTAATTTTAAAGTGGAGCACGTATTTGGGAGGCGCAGGAAATGATAATTTGCGTTCATCAGGAGTGCATAATGAGGAACTATATCTTCATGGAACAACGCTTTCTATAGCTTACCCAACTACAGCAGGGAGTTTTCAACAAATTTATGGAGGTGGCTCAACAGATGTTTTCTTTTCTAAGTTAGACAAGGATGGTAATTTGTTGGTATCTACTTTTATTGGTGGAAATGATGAAGATTATACAGGTTGGAGTATGTTTCAAAATGGAACGTGGTACGTAGAAGGTTCCGTTAAATCGACGGATTTTCCAGTTACGGCAGGTGCTTATCAAACTACTTATGGAGGAGGAAGTAGCGATGCTTTTTTCCTAGAAGTAAACTCAAATTTGCAATTAGAATATTCTACTTATTTAGGAGGTGGAAACTATGATGGACTTGCTCAAGGTATTTATCACACAGGAAATAATATGCTTTATGTAGAAGGTAGCACAGGTGATAACACAACTTTTCCTTCCACCAAGAATGCTTTAAATAATCTATCTGGAAGTAGCAACTTTATCCTTGCCTACAATACGGCAGGTCATCAAGTAGAAGAAGTGGCAATGGTTTCTCCAGAATTTAATATAGATGATTTAGTATTTGATGGTACAAACGTTTTTGCATTAGGAAGAATTGATGCTAGTGCTGTTGGTTATACGACACAAGGAGCTTTCCAAAGAACTTATGGTGGAGGTTCACAAGACGTTTATATACTAAAATTGGACAATGTGCTAGATCCAATATTTGCAACTTATATAGGAGGAAGTGGATATGAGGAGATAAAGTCTTTTGAAATTAAAAACAATAGTTTATACCTTTTGGGAGTGTCAACTTCTAATGATTTCCCAACAACGGCAGGAGTATTTCAAACTACTTATGGTGGTGGTTATAGAGATTTATTTGCTGTTAAAATGGATTTATTAGGAAATGTACTTTATAGTACCTACATAGGAGGAGGAGATGTAGAAGACCTTAGTGTTTTTGTAGGTTATAGGGGAATAGTCGAAGGCGATGATTTTTATGTATTGGGACGGACTGAATCTGCAGACTTTCCTACAACAGCAGGAGCTTTTCAACCTAATTATAGAGCGAGCGAGGATAATTTTATCGTAAAACTCAATTCAAGTGGACAAGCGGATTGGGCAACTTATTTTGCTGGATATGGAATAGATGGGTTATTAGATTATACCATTTTAAACAATGAACTAGTTATTTTAGGCTACAGTACTTCATTTACTTTTCCAACAACAGCAGGGGCATATCAAACAAGTCGAGGTGGTTCTTTCGATTGGACTTTCTCTAGATTAAATTTGTCAACAGGCTATCCTAACTACAGTACTTATATTGGAGGAAGCCGCAGTGAGTTTAGTGGAGATGATCACTTGTATATAGATGGAACAGATATTTATATTGTAGGAGAGACCAGATCTAGTGACTTCCCTGTTACACCAGGAGCTGCTCAATCGAATAGTGGGGGGCGAGATGATTGGGCAATTGTAAAAATTAATCAAAACAATACTTTTGAGTATGCAACCTATTTAGGAGGAAATGCCTCAGATGTATTGGGTGATAACGTGAGATTGGAAAATGGCAAAATACACTTGTTGGGAGGAACCAATTTTTTTAGCACGCTTAGTTCTTTTAATACTTATCCGACTACGGTTACTGCTTTTCAAAATACTCATAGGCAAACGACAGAAGGTGATTTTTATTACTCTCAACTAGATGCTTCTACAGGAACCTTGTTGTACAGTACATTGATAGGAGGAAGTGGTGACGACTCTTATTTAGATGGGCTTGAAATGGTTGTTTCTGGAGAAGATATTTATATAGTCGGAGGAACCAAATCGGTAGATTTTCCTGTCACGCAAGGTGCCATACAGACAACTTACGGAGGAGGTAAAGATATTTTTGCTTTAAAATTATCTCCTTGTGTAGACAGTATCCAGCCAGACACCATATTGCCATTATCACAGACTGTATGTCGAGAAGCGACCGTAGAGCCTTTGATTGGAGGTAATACAATGGCTGCGTTCCCAACTGTATTAAGAAATAATGTTCTTGATAATCATACTCCAGGTTCTCCATCCTTTCCATATCAATGGCAAGATAGTATAGCAGGAGGAAATTGGACGATTATTACAGGAGCTACAGGCAAAGATTATTTGCCACCAGAGTTGACAATAACTACTTATTATAGAAGAGTTGTGTTGAATACCTGTGGGGATGTTATAGGTTATTCTAATGAATCTGTTATCAATGTAACGAGTGATCAAGCTCCTGTCGTAGATGGGGGGGATAATTTATTGGTGTGCACAGGTGGAAGTATCCAAATAGGTGCTCCAACAACAGGAGGAACTCCAGGGTACACATATGCATGGACTCCAACACTTGGGCTAGATGATCCGACTATTGAACAACCAACCGCTACCGTTACAAGTTCTACGGTATATACGGTACAAGTAACGGATGCCAATGGTTGCATACACAAAGATCAAGCCCTTGTAAATGTAATGACGGCTTCTGCTGGACCAGATGTATTTGCTTGTCAAGGATCGGGGGTCAGAATCGGAAGTCCTGCGCCAGCAGGAGCAACAACACTGACTTATGCATGGTCTCCCACAACAGGTTTGAGCGATCCTTCTATTGCGCAACCAATAGCCAACCCCGTCAGCACAACAACATATACCGTAACAGTTACAGGACCGAATGGCTGTCCTTTGGTCGATGACGTTGAGGTAACTCCAGTAAGCTTGCCTACGGCAGGAAGCAATGAAACGACTTGTTTGGGAACAAGTGTCACCTTAGGGCAACCAAGCTTGGCAGGGTATAGTTATGAATGGACGCCAAATTTGTACCTGAGCAACTCTTCTATCGCACAACCCACTTTTACAGCAACGAGTATTCCCAATCCAAACCCATTAACTTATAGTTTAACAGCGATTCACGATGCTTCGGGTTGTGTAGCGACATCATCTATAGAAGTGACGGCAAGTGGTGCCAATGCTGGCATTGATGGTTGTGGACCTAGAACAATCGGCACGCCAGACGAGTCGGGAGGAACGGCTACTTATTCATGGTCTGTGGTCTCAGGAGATGCAGCAAGTTTGACAACGCCTACTGTTCCAGAGCCTATTGTTAACCCTACGGTTAATACTATTTATGAACTGAGTGTTGCTCGAAATGGAATAGTTTGTACGGATCAAGTATTGGTAACAGCCAATTGTGGTTGTCCTGCCTTTAGTTTAACAGCAGATTCAGATGTAAATTGTGCCATTGGAGATTCGTTGGCAAATACTACTTTGAGTGCTACTTTTACAGACACTACCAATTATTTATTTAGTTGGTCGCCTGCTACAGATTTAAGTAGCACAAATATGCCAAACACTTCCATTGTAGGTACTTTTACTAATAATCGTACTTATACTTTGACAATTACTAATAAATTAGATCCAGCTATAACTTGCTCTCAAAGCATCCAAGTTTTTGGAAGTAATACCAGCTTACCAGAAGTACAAATAAACGATACGATAGCTTGTATAGGCGTTGGTGTGCAGATTGGGACGAGTCCTGTTGCAGGACGTTCGTATCAATGGTTTCCTTCTACCGACCTAAATGACCCTAGTATTGCCGACCCTATCGCAACATTAGACCATTCAAGATTATATGTTCTAGAAGTTACAGATAATGCCACAGGTTGTTCGGGACGAGATACGATGATTGTCGTTGTGCGTGCTGTTGGCGCAAATGCAGGAGAAGATGCAGAGTTTTGTGATGGAGCAGTTATAACATTGGGAACATCGGCACTACCGAACCGAACCTATGCTTGGGAACCAGCCAACGCATTGGGAGCCCCTAATGAGGCGCAACCTACAGATACTATCTTTATTACCACAGATTATTACCTTACAGTAACAGATACCCTAAGTGGTTGTATAGAACGTGATACTATTACCTTTACAGAGAGAACGGCACCTGTTGCTGATGCAGGAGTTGATTCCGTAAGTATTTGTCGAGGAGGAGGAGTAAGAATTGGAACGCCAGCTGTTGCAGGTGTGACATACACGTGGCTGCCAACAACAGGTTTAAGTAATCCTAATATTGCCCAACCAATTGCTAGCCCAACCAATACAACAACTTACCAATTAATTGCAAGCATAGAAGGCATTGGTTGTTATTCTGTTGATGAAATAAAAGTCAAAATATCCTCTAATAATGCACCACCAATTGGCGCAGGAAATGACCAAAATATTTGTTTGGGAGGTTCGGCAACACTAGGTATTGTAGGTAGCCCTAACTTGGTTTATGCTTGGTCACCAGCTACAGGACTAAATGATTCTACTTTAGCTCAGCCAACAGCAACGCCAACTGATACAACGGTTTATAGCTTGATGGTTACAGATACCATAACAGGATGTACCAATGAGGACGATGTAGTTTTGTTTGTAGGAGACTTGCCAACAGTAGATGCAGGGAGTAACAAAACGATTTGTGCTAATTCTTCGTTTGCAGGAATAGGACCATATTCATCGAAGCCTGGGTATACTTATAGCTGGAGCCCAACGACTGGATTGGATGACCCGAATACCAATAGGGCTTATATAGAAGGATTGAGTCCTAATAGTAATATATTGTATACCTTACTAGTGACAGACGCTGCGGGGTGTATGGGAAGTGATACTGTTCGAGTGATTGTACGGTCTAATCCTATTGCAGACGCAGGACCAGATGTTACGGCTTGCTCTTCGGCTCAAATTGGGACAGCAGCTATTAGTGGCTATTCATACAGTTGGATCCCTTCTACCGGCCTAAGTTCTAGTTCTGTTGCACAGCCAACGGCTACCATTCAATCAGAAATGACGTATATAG
It includes:
- a CDS encoding NADH:ubiquinone reductase (Na(+)-transporting) subunit B; the encoded protein is MGLFDVEFWKKIEPSKDKKFAHGLYDGVFTLFFKPNEVNHTGTHIKGPMDLKRLMIHVVIALQACYLIGSYNIGHQHFLALGEHTGVLDAVHLKLVIGLMSILPLFIVSNLVGLAIEFYFASQKGHPIEEGYLVTGALIPLIMPPDVPLWMLTLSIIFAVLLAKEAFGGTGMNVVNIALMARAFIFFAYPTEISGDAPWVSAIDFNNGVTDYSFLHTMFNGLFESLGWSTFINGQPLLESFTGATPLVLARTGGWEAVTEVYSSTAMFVGGIPGCVGETSKLAIILGIAILLVTRVASWRIMFSMALGVAVTGMLFNVWGFNAYMDVPWYNHFLMGGLMFALAFMATDPVTACGTNTGKWIYGFLIGFFGMVIRVMNPAYAEGWMLAILLMNVFAPTIDFYVVDANINRRLKRAKAE
- the nqrE gene encoding NADH:ubiquinone reductase (Na(+)-transporting) subunit E, with protein sequence MGETLNIFIKAAFIDNMILAYFLGMCSYLAVSKTVKTAVGLGLAVIFVLGITMPINWAINTYLLSDGAIIEGINLTFLRLILFIAVIASMVQLVEMIIEKVSPALYNSLGIFLPLITVNCAILGGSLFMVSREYGFAESVSFGLGSGFGWFLAIVAIASIREKLRTADVPPALRGLGIAFIITGLMGIAFMSLAGLNPGDFN
- a CDS encoding NADH:ubiquinone reductase (Na(+)-transporting) subunit D; the encoded protein is MADTIVDSKKQGGLLGKQEMKLLKDPLHSNNPITIQVLGICSALAVTGSVYKSLVMAVALIFVCAASSLIISLLRNSIPSSIRMIVQLLVIAGLVQIVEIVLGAFAYTAYVELSVFIGLIITNCIVMGRLEAFAMGNNPWQSFLDGVGNGLGYGWILVAMAVVRELFGKGTFMGWEILSPDWYVANNLMVLPASSLFVIGVFIWIQRALDPELVDKS
- the nqrF gene encoding NADH:ubiquinone reductase (Na(+)-transporting) subunit F, producing MLLISNIYLIPISIVVFSVLILVLSSGLLAARKRLLPQGDVTLSINGDKEIEVKPGATLLGALSTDNIFLPSACGGGGTCAMCKCQVISGGGEPLATEMNHLTRKEAAEHWRLACQVKVRSDMEVEVPAEIFGIKKWECEVISNYNVATFIKEFVVRVPEPVSFEAGGYIQIDVPAITVDYKDMNIDSHPRMGKAKDEFEAEWNALDMRQFTMVNEEPIFRAYSMANHPKEAEEQQIIMLNIRVAPPPPIFHVVDGKRQFKEYMDVNPGICSSYVFGCKPGDKVTISGPYGEFHIKPTKKEMVYIGGGAGMAPLRSHLFHLFHTLKTRDRKVCYWYGGRAPRELFYIDDFRQIEAEFDNFSFFITIDRDPQDPNWVEKKDIHDENGNCFFGFVMPELKRHYLDQHPEPEEIEYYFCGPPMMAQSIFTALDQLGVPKENIAFDDFGE
- the nqrC gene encoding NADH:ubiquinone reductase (Na(+)-transporting) subunit C encodes the protein MGEKKEMNVYAYVFMITSVTALILSLLYTSLNPIFEANKAEAKKVAILSCLPDSMDLDKPEVVQDAYGKVKMYAVTESGKVYTNDDLEKINDLATNGAKKYGALAELDLANEEKRKEENRLYPVYEYDGAEGKTYVVAIRGNGLWDKIWGYIALKSDLNTIAGVYFDHKNETPGLGAEIKDSDKFKAQFIGKKVFEGENVALTVLKRPKKGEHYVTGISGATITSDGVTEMFRKGMSKYETHFEQLKNKK
- a CDS encoding Na(+)-translocating NADH-quinone reductase subunit A; its protein translation is MTLSTGLIFGIIFILMFIVVMATVSEGLVKIAAKHHGENPENYGVLPNDLPSMLKRGEGSPDYVSHNDHFIDLKKGFDINLLGEASLEHGIESVHSSTYALKPKDFMGMMPIPKVVVEEGGALKAGDVLFYDKKRPEIKYAAPVSGEMLKIQRGEKRSINEVVILADKEIEYRSYNLPDLNTVSREELVAFLLDSGAWPFIRQRPFDIVAEHEKTPKSIFVTTFDTAPLAPSFNLTVQGKEADFQKGLDVLAKLTDGALHLGLDGRGNQNPSKAFTDATGVEKHWFNGPHPAGNVGVHIHHIDPLNTGETVWHLDVHGVLVIGTLFNKGIFDTERVIALTGYEMPNPRYIRAHQGLCIEKLVAEVKFEEQIATTDKEGKPVSGTRKAVRLISGDPLTGKEITPNGYLGFFDDQIMTIEEGDYYELFGWLLPRTGHPTQNRTFPGAFVPSSVYKADTQQNGEHRAFVVSGEYESVLPMDIYLQYLLRAVQANDFERMEGLGILELGEEDVALCEYVCTSKHPVQKTLRQGLDMLREQG